In one Mucilaginibacter ginsenosidivorax genomic region, the following are encoded:
- a CDS encoding site-specific DNA-methyltransferase → MPTLTWIGKEKVITHHHDVPFKVLAHQYTFNTSAPPDLGEPSNKIIHGDNLEALKSLLPEYEGRVKCIYIDPPYNTGNESWVYNDNVNHPKLKKWLGQVVGKDSEDLTRHDKWLCMMYPRLVLLHKLLAKDGVIFISIDDNEQAVLKLICDEIFGGGNFVNNIIWQRAYAPVNTKKRFSPNHDFIICYGKDINALTFLLKRTDEANERYINPDNDKRGLYKPGDLSVGPIVEKQIYPITTPSGRIVYPPKGYCWRYTESRFQDLIADNRIWFGPDGNNVPAIKRFISEVKDGITPMTVWTYKEVGHTQDAKKDIKTIFSENELLFETPKAIKLMERIIQLATSSNSIILDSFAGSGTTAHAVLNLNKKDGGNRKFILIEMEDYAESITAERVKRVMQGYGGKEGTGGSFDYYILGEPLFVGENREYLNEAVGIDKIKNYVWYSETRTALDKFTPGAADDTLLGVHHNTAYYFIYHPERLTSLDFDSLVGINVQAGQYIVYADNCLLSKDFLFRHNIVFKKIPRDLSRF, encoded by the coding sequence ATGCCAACCCTAACCTGGATCGGAAAAGAAAAAGTAATTACCCATCATCATGATGTGCCTTTTAAAGTGCTGGCACATCAGTATACTTTCAATACCAGCGCCCCTCCCGACCTGGGCGAACCTTCCAACAAAATAATCCACGGCGATAACCTCGAAGCGCTGAAATCATTACTCCCCGAATATGAGGGCAGGGTGAAATGTATTTATATAGATCCGCCTTACAATACCGGCAACGAAAGTTGGGTATATAATGACAACGTAAATCATCCCAAATTAAAAAAATGGCTGGGCCAGGTTGTTGGCAAAGATAGCGAAGACCTTACCCGTCATGATAAATGGCTTTGTATGATGTACCCGCGATTGGTACTACTTCACAAATTGTTGGCAAAGGATGGGGTGATATTCATATCTATTGATGATAACGAACAGGCAGTCTTAAAGCTCATATGTGATGAGATTTTTGGTGGGGGCAACTTTGTTAACAATATCATATGGCAAAGAGCATATGCTCCAGTCAATACAAAAAAGCGTTTTTCTCCAAATCACGACTTCATTATTTGTTACGGTAAAGATATTAACGCACTAACCTTTCTTCTAAAAAGAACAGACGAAGCTAATGAACGCTATATAAATCCAGACAACGACAAAAGAGGCTTATATAAACCAGGAGATTTAAGTGTCGGCCCAATAGTCGAAAAGCAAATATATCCGATCACAACACCAAGTGGGCGCATAGTTTACCCACCGAAAGGATATTGTTGGCGTTATACAGAATCGCGATTTCAGGATTTAATTGCAGACAATCGTATTTGGTTTGGTCCCGATGGAAATAATGTGCCGGCCATTAAACGATTTATTTCTGAAGTAAAAGATGGCATCACCCCCATGACTGTTTGGACTTATAAAGAAGTAGGTCATACCCAAGATGCGAAAAAGGATATAAAAACTATTTTTTCAGAAAACGAACTGCTGTTTGAAACCCCTAAAGCGATAAAGCTTATGGAACGGATAATTCAGTTAGCTACCTCCTCCAACTCCATCATCCTCGACAGTTTCGCTGGCAGCGGCACTACCGCGCATGCCGTGCTTAACCTCAACAAAAAGGATGGCGGCAACCGCAAATTTATCCTCATTGAAATGGAGGACTATGCCGAAAGCATTACCGCCGAGCGGGTGAAACGGGTAATGCAAGGTTACGGCGGCAAAGAGGGTACCGGCGGCAGTTTTGATTATTATATCCTGGGCGAGCCGCTTTTTGTGGGCGAAAACCGGGAGTACCTGAACGAAGCCGTGGGCATTGATAAAATTAAAAACTATGTATGGTACAGCGAAACCCGGACCGCTCTGGATAAGTTTACTCCCGGCGCTGCCGATGATACTTTGTTAGGTGTGCACCACAATACGGCTTATTACTTTATTTACCACCCGGAAAGGCTTACCTCGCTTGATTTTGACAGCCTGGTGGGTATCAATGTACAGGCGGGGCAATACATTGTATACGCCGATAACTGCCTGCTATCTAAAGATTTTTTGTTTAGGCACAACATTGTTTTTAAAAAAATCCCGCGCGATTTAAGCCGCTTTTAA